The nucleotide window ACTGCTGTCCATGCAAGTTCAGATCCTCCGATCTCatgtttggatcctccgaaccagGTCGCATCCTCCGATCTTAGGTTCGAATCCTCCAAACCAGTTCGGAGCCCTCCTaacctggttcggatcctctgaaCCATAGGAACCTTCCCGGccattttgagtgtcctggatccaatTCTGGATTCCGTTAATCCACgtggaatttctttaatcatttttttcttaATCTAACATGATCtcacgattaattactcattaatcttcagttctggatacgggtcactacaataagaCTTACTTGAGTCAATGgaaccttaagctttgataccaaatgatgcgAATCTTGATACATGAAAAAATAAACATGATTATAAACGAATTGTACCctcaattaaataacaaaaatatacaATAATGTTGTACCaatttttgaacaagtaagtatggatatccacctctagttaCAACAAAACTAGCAACAGACTAATCACGATAAGAAAACAATCAACAATTCAATTGGatcttcaaaggaacctgtctttgacaacccaagtgaaaaatcaattgacaaacgccacaaagtttatgaaactttgataagttttattttgatcaaaAACAAGGCAGAGCTTTggcaaaattctagagagaattttaaagaattgataaaaatcaataaactgAATAATTCTTAATTGTTATTCTCAATTAATGAGAATTTtacaatataaataaaaataaaataggaATCCTAATAGAATTATACTATAGATTTTCTAGTTGGATTATAATTCAAAAATTCTAGAGATAATTGCAAAATAATCTAAAGATCACGTTATAAAGTTTCCTAGTTGACTTATAAGACTCAAAATAACacaatatatcaatatatataaaaaaccacgcacacacacaaacatgccgaAGTGTGTGTGAGAGAAAGTCAAGCGCGGGCGCACTATGGGATGGCACGGGAGCGCATGAGTTACGCATCCtctatcttcaaaagttccggAGCAGCGCGGGCGCGAAAGGAgaaaggcgcgggcgcgcggtctCATCGCATTCATGGCGCGGGCGCACGCGTTCAATTCTTGATGGCAAATTAAGAGACATTTCTttgaacaatatgaatcttctaAGCGCCTCCTAGGTTCATATCAGAGCGCGATCTCAGATGACCCTTGGCATCAACTTTGAAAGCTTGTCGAGATTTGGAATCTGGcgcggaaggctaccttatctatgcagttgatacatCCGCTGGAAGTGTTGTTATTAGAGAGTATTtcagttgtgaatgaatttccaAATGTATTTTCAGATGAAATTCCAGGGTTTTCTCCAGTGCGTGAAGTTGAGTTCGGCATAGATTTGATGCTAGGGACTTTCACCTATCTCCCGAGAACCATAttgtctggctccatcagagatgcatgagttgAAGCAGAAACTTCAGGATTTGTTGTACAAGGGTTACATTTGtcctagtgtttctccttggggagcgccTGTTCTGTTCGTGGAGGAAAAAGGATGGGTATATGCGTCTGTGCATCGACTATCACCAGTTGAGCAGGATATcgatcaagaataagtatcattgTGCCTCGTATAGATGACCTGTTTGATTAGTTTCAGGGTACTTTGGTTTACTCAAACATTGATTTGGGATCTGGATATCATTAGATGCGTGTACGAGATCACGATACAGCCAAGACAGCATTCAAGACCAGGtatgggcatttcgagttcctagtgatgccatttgattgactaatgtgccggcagtatttatggatctgatgaatcgagtATTCCGAGaatttttggacaagtttgttgtCATGTTCATATATGATATCTTAGTATATTCACATGATGTGACTGAACACGTGTATAATATGAGGCTGGTGTTGCAGACTTCGAGAGATAGACAGTTGTACGCtaagttgagtaagtgtgagttctggctgGATTGGGTGGTATTTCTTGGACACATTATATCCAGGGATGGAGTTTCTgtggatccgagcaagattgtgACTGTATTGAACTGGTCGCGTCCAATGACGggtagctgagatccgtagttttctgcaTCTAGCATGATATTATCGTTTCTTTATCGCAAATTTCTCGCAGCTAGCTCGACCCTTGACACAACTTATTTGAAAGGGCgtgaattttgagtggtcctcagaatgtgaaatttttttttgtgaactTCATAGaaggttgacttctgcgcctgtGTTGGCTTTACCAtttggatctggagggtatgtggtgtacattgatgcttctcttcagggactgggatgtgtcctgactcagagtgggcatgtgattgcatacgctctAAAAAGTTGAAATTTCACGAGAATAACTACCTAGTGCATGATCTTTAGTTAGCAACTATTGTATTTGTGTTAaggatctggcgtcattatctctatggtgatagatttgagatcttcacagaccacaagagtataaagtatttattcactcaggcagagttgaacatgagacagagtcattggatggatttgcttaaggattaaGACAgtgaaattaagtaccatccaggggctgctaatctcactgctgatgctttgagtcataAGGTACGAGTGTCCGCACTTCAAGCTTGTTCTGTGGAAAGTGTAgttgaagattgttgttcttcaggatataccttcaagaataagaaaggtatgcagagtatccagatgtttgcaatcttagctgagccagctttgtattctcggattcaAGATGCTCAGATTTCTGATCCTATGACTCAGCATTTGGCTCGTTTAGCCAGAGATGATAGTtcgtctggattccattatcagtcagatggttttctctGTTTATTTGGCCGTATTTTTGTTCTGGAgatgatactctgagggagGATATTTTATCCCAGGCTTATCattctaagttgagtattcatctgagaagcaacaagatgtacaaggatttgcgtacaaaattctggtggaagggaatgaagaggagtgtgtatcggtatttttcgagatgtttggtgtgtcagcagggtcaaggcagaacaccaacgacctggaggtttgcttcacattttatccattcctgagtgaaaatgggagttgatcacgatggactttcgtgacccatttgtcggtgagctccaggaattgtgatgctatctgggtggtggtggaccgactcatcaagtctgcacatttcattccttataaccaggATTACAGTTTTGACTGGATGACATGTTTGTACATCCAAGAAATTGTTTGATTGCACGGAGTTGCCTGTGATCATagtcagtgatcgagaccccaggctTACTTTCAGGTTCTGGGGGAatcttcagcgcgctatgggtactactctcataTTGATTACAaaatatcacccagagactgatgggcaTTCAGAGCACACGATTcatactcttgaagacatgctgcgagcatgttctttggattttggtccagcttggCAAGATAAGTtaccattgattgagtttgcgtacaacaacagttaccatcgcaatATTGGGATGGCTCaatttgaggcattgtacgggcgaggATATTGTACTCcactgttttgggaagaagtgggggagaaacaagtagagggaccagagttagtccagcaggctgttgatattgttggatagatcaagaaacagattaatATTGCGcaagatcgacaggctagtTATGCAaatgtcaagcgcagacctttgcagtttgagatgggcgagaaagtgtttctgaaagtctcaccatttcgcaggattttgagattcggtctcaagggtaagttatctcctaggttcattggtccatttgaaatactagaaagtgttggagatctggctGGCTTTACCGTCGTATTTGTCaagcatccacgatgtgttccatgtttcactgttacgaTTGTATGTGgagatgaatctcatatcttacagGTACAGTTGGATACGGATTTGACATATGTGGAAAGGCCTTTGCGTATTATTGGTCACAAGGATAAGGTGTTACACAACAAgatcattcctcttgttctagttcagtggaagagccgaggcactgaggaagccacttgggaacttgagagtcgtatgcatacagattatccagagttgttttgaatTGTATTTCCAGTTGTATCTTGTGAACTGAacaatttgaataaaagattttTATTCAGTAATTTTTactacattcagtacttaagattgattcgatgatgaaatatcttaagtatggggagaatgtagtagcccggttccattttacaagattaattaagtaaaaatgGTTAAGCATGGATTAGGGgcttaatttggaattaattggacaattttcggaatttttatcaaggtgagttcggagcgtccgaactaagatcggaggatccgaatcCTTCGGAATCTTGAACTGGGGATCGAAGGATGCGGAGGGATTGGATAGTCCGAACCAAGATaagaccgtccgaacccagttaGGCCATGCAAGGGTTGAGGTGTCAAAACTGACCAACACATAGCAAGTTCAGACCGTCCGAAGtcgggatcggaccgtccgaactgtgCATGCAGTGACGTGTTGTGCATGCaaggttcggaccatccgaactccccgatcagaccgtccgaactccacctataaataggccctccgaGATCTTatttctcacaccaatttcATAACTTCCTCTTTCGGTCTTAGATTATTCTAGGTGTTTTGGGGtgattccagccttcctaggcttggtccgggagTTGGCTAGGCGCTCCAGGATTGCTGCGGAGcagtgcccaagttctggggcagtcgtcattaGGGggtgacgacggacgcaggtatagctctagctccttatgataaatagggagtatgctatagcgtagttaaggattttagaataagattataatgcatgagtactttgcattgtagtgcggtttataggcttggacatagagctgatttagcttgcctagtatatgaggtacggaagtattattcgagatatccagattgagtataaCATGTATTATGTTTTTTTGCATGgtttatgtgattgcatgttttatatgcctttatatacagtatgtcatgattgtatgttgcatacatgagcatattgagcctttaccttagaggtatcctgtagtagggtgctcaccctaagagtttgtggatggttggatacgtaagtcttgtgttaggtcaccgtgatggttggacacatgtactagtatcaggtcaccattatccgcTGGGTATATGAGGCACCTTCTGaggcgacggcacaacgtgctatataccctgggcacggtctatgagcttgtttcttgaactgagtgtcttggtacccagttcacttgcatacatgcacatataatactgtatactcatactctcgtactgagctttttatgctcacgtctcgtactttgttgtatctggacatcctattccatggggcaggtctgcggttGGATGAGGctggtggttccaggagagcttaggcagtggatggccagcaTGATTATTGTCTAGGCTTAAGTTTCTGTTGTTTTTTGGATTGATACagatttcgatatggttgtatcataattatattatttgggatttatttatggttttccGCTGTTACTTTCTCGTttgtattttattaagttaaatgcatgtttaAACTTTTGATTAGTAagtgatcacggcgcgggtcactacaatatacTTTTTTAAAATCCTCAAATCTCGTTCGTAGGCTAGTCTTGATTTTCTTCGTCACTAGAATTAAACTAATACCTGAAACACATTAAAACTTACTTGCAATCATTAAATATCAGGCAACTTTAGATAACATGAAATCATTTAACACAACATTTAAACAAACCTTTTAACACTTCAAAATTTAACTTTGAAACATTAAATCTCACGcaaaataaataacataaaatcttttaaacctaacgtttaaatcatgaatatatctccaaaaatcatttaattaaacataactttaaaatcataaaaaaataaaataaaatcatttaaaattcaCTTATAATCTCTTTGATACTCGTATTCGTGATTGAATTTATGGACTTTGCGAACGTTACAATCTActctccttaaaagaatttgtcatcgaaattcgACTCATCAAATCCCAATAAAAGACTCATCAAATATaattagggatgacaattttttCCGCGGGTTCGGGTCACTGCGGGGAAAACCCGAAACGGGGGCGGGTTGGAGGGTGAGTTTCGAGTTCGGGGGCGGGTtcggaaatttttttaaaatccccgCAGGAGAGTAGGGAGGGGATGGGGATGTCATCCCCATCCCCGAACTCGCCCCAATAGCCccgaaaatatattaaataaataaataataataataagctaAGATTATAATGTTATATGTATGTCACTAGATTTATATAAAGAAAATGAGttggaaaaatgaaaatttcaaGTCGAAATCTGCAATAGGAGACGGGGATAGGGACGGGGACGGGGACGGGGATGAGGATTTGATCCCGCGGGTTCGGGGACGGGGATTCCCCGGTTAAGCAGGACCGGGGATGGGGTATAATTCGGGGGCGGGGATAGGGACGGCAAACCCGTCCCCGCCCCGCCCCATTGCCATCCCTAAATATAATCGATAACATCCACTCTTACGCATCTAATTCTCAAATATTATCTGAGTAGCCATGTTTATGTTGCTCACTCTGATAAAACAAGTCTACCTTTATAAACTTTTCTTTTGTTGTTTGAAGCTTGAATATATATTCTTAGaacataattctcaaaatttatTTCGAATACAAAATGATTCTTGTGTATTAgaacataattttaattaagtctCTCTGTATGGTTGGTCTTCCCGCCGGCCAGAGCAATCTTCCACTGCTTCATGTCCAGCATCTCCAATTACTACTGTGCACTACTGAAGCAATGCTGCGAAATTCACAGTGTGAAACAAGCGAAAGGACTCCATGGTCAAATGATCAAGTCTCTGATAAACCCAGAAACCTTCTTGCTGAACAACCTCATCAATTCTTATTATAAGCTCAAAGAGATCAAGTATGCCCGCCAcgtgtttgataaaatttccAGTCCAAACCTCTTCTCTTGGAACACCATTCTTTCAGCTTACTCCAAGTCTGGGGACATTAGAAAGATGGAAGAGATATTTGGTTTGATCCCAAGAAAAGATGGGGTTTCCTGGAACTTGATTATTTCGGGGTATATAAAGTTCGGATTGACTGAGAAAGCGTTGGAGACTTATAAACTGATGCTAAGATACGGGTCTGAGTGTTTGAATAGAATTACATTTTCCACAATTATTGTAATGCTGTCGAACAAGGGCTGGTTTTGTTTGGGCGGAGTTGTTCACGGGCAGGTAGTGAAATGTGGTTTCGATTCGTATGTCTTCGTGGGTAGTCCATTGGTGGATATGTATGCAAAATGTGGCTTAATATGTGAGGCAAAACGTGTGTTTGATGAGTTGCAGGAGAGGAATGTGGTTTTGTGTAATACAATGCTTATGGGATTTCTAAGGTGTGGATTGTTGGAAGAGTCGGAAGTTTTATTCCGAGGTATGCCTGAGAAGGATTCGATTTCTTGGACAACTATGATTACGGGATTGACGCAGAATGGGATGGACGGAGAAGCCATGTATTTATTCCGAGAAATGAGGTTGAAGGGATTGGACATGGATCAGTTTACTTTTGGAAGCATTTTAACTGCCTGTGGAGGCCTCTCGGCTTTAAGAGAAGGGAAACAGATTCATGCTTATGTTTCTAGAACTGACCATCTGGATAATGTTTTTGTTTCCAGTGCCCTTCTTGATATGTATTCAAAGTGTAGAAACATCAAATATGCAGAGCTATTGTTTGGTAAGATGGGATCCAAGAATGTTGTTTCATGGACTGCTATGTTAGTGGGATATGGTCAGAATGGATGCAGTGAGGATGCTGTTCGGATATTTTGTGAGATGAAACGAAACAATATTGAACCAGACGATTTCACTTTAGGCAGCGTGATAAGCTCATGTGCAAGCCTTGCCAGCTTGGAAGAAGGAGCTCAGTTTCATGTTCAAGCACTAGTCTCAGGCTTGGTTTCCTTTACTACAGTTTCAAATGCTCTTGTGACGCTGTATGGCAAATGTGGGAACATAGAAGAGTCCCAACAATTGTTTGATGAGATGAAATGTAGGGATGAAGTGTCTTGGACTGCCTTGGTGACAGGCTATGCGCAGTTTGGGAAAGCCATTGAAACAATTGATTTATTTGAGAATATGCTAGCTCATGGTCTGCAACCAGATGGTGTTTCTTTTATTGGAGTTCTTTCTGCGTGTGCTAGGGCTGGATCTGTCGAGAAAGGTCTCCAATATTTTTCATTAATGACTGAAAAGTATGGGATTCGGCCCTTTCTTGACCATTATACTTGTATAATTGATTTATACAGTCGAGCTGGACGATTAGACGAAGCAAAGAACTTTATTCTTCAAATGCCTTGCTCTCCTGATGCAATTGGTTGGTCTACATTACTGAGCTCATGCAGAAATCGTGGAAATTTGGAGCTAGGTAAATGGGCAGCGGAATCTCTTCTCAAACTAGAACCACAAAACCCTGCTGGATATGTATTGCTCGCCAGCATATATGCAGCTAGAGGCAAATGGGATGAGGTGGCACAAATTAGAAAAGGAATGAGAGATAAAGGTGTTAGAAAGGAACCAGGATGTAGTTGGATCAAGTATAACAACAAGGTGCACATTTTTTCTGCTGATGACAAGTCAAGCCCGTTTTCAGATCAGATATATGAAAAGTTGAAATATTTGAATGATAGAATGACAGAGGAGGGATACGTGCCAGATATGAGATCTATTTTGCACCATGTAGAGGAGTCCGAAAAACTAAAGATGCTCAACCATCATAGCGAAAAGCTTGCTATTGCATTTGGTTTAATTTTTATCCCTCCTGGACTGCCCGTAAAAGTGGTAAAAAACCTTCGCGTATGTAACGATTGCCACAATGCAAACTAAAATCATATCAAAGATCACAGAAAGAGAAATACTCGTCAGAGATGCTGTAAGATTCCATTTATTCCAAAAATGGAAAATGTTCTTGTGGTGACTTTTGGTGATGGTATTTTAAAAAGGGTCAGGGATCATATGTAATGTTCAATAGATTTCTGCACCACGCAAGTAAATCTGAATAAGAAAAAGGGGCCTTTTCTGAACTGATTTTGGGTTGGAGATACAGGTGAGTTTTTATTAGTGATTAActttttggttattaattgctgtttcttttaattaaaaatatagtaaCAAATAAAGGGGTCAGGTGATCAAGAGTTTCTTATTTTACTTTTTCTGATTTTGAGTTAGTAATATCAGGTGCTGGATTACTGCTTTAGGAACATGGCTAGATGGAGATATAAAAAGTCAACAGATATATCctttttgttgaaaatatattattattgaaCGTTgcatgttgaatgttgaatgctTAATGCTGAATGTTGAAAtttgagttgtaaaattttgaaaattagtgtgtgatgatgtagacgatgatgtattatttttttgactaatctccaaatgagatctataaataagtCTCTCCATTTGTATAAAAAATCACAATTTAAGATAGAagaattttataaagtgtagagtttgatatattttgagttttggtgtttttttactttttaccataaatttttactttttcacaatacgttatcagcacgatcgttcgaaggttctctataatttccaaAGCTCCAAAAACACAAGGAAAAGacaaatattcaacaagtaaaaatatttattttactgtttatatagtttttactatgtatatatattaatatataatttcatgtttattattatataaaaagatgTTAATGACACcaaccttataataacgtgatatgatatatatttttattgtgtatatatactaaccatattggtataatttcatgttattatattatataaaaggatgtctattTACACCAACtttataataacatgatatgatatatattttttattgtgtatatatatactaaccatattcgtatagtttcatgttattatataaaggaTGTCTAAC belongs to Henckelia pumila isolate YLH828 unplaced genomic scaffold, ASM3356847v2 CTG_664:::fragment_1, whole genome shotgun sequence and includes:
- the LOC140873574 gene encoding putative pentatricopeptide repeat-containing protein At1g68930 — encoded protein: MSSISNYYCALLKQCCEIHSVKQAKGLHGQMIKSLINPETFLLNNLINSYYKLKEIKYARHVFDKISSPNLFSWNTILSAYSKSGDIRKMEEIFGLIPRKDGVSWNLIISGYIKFGLTEKALETYKLMLRYGSECLNRITFSTIIVMLSNKGWFCLGGVVHGQVVKCGFDSYVFVGSPLVDMYAKCGLICEAKRVFDELQERNVVLCNTMLMGFLRCGLLEESEVLFRGMPEKDSISWTTMITGLTQNGMDGEAMYLFREMRLKGLDMDQFTFGSILTACGGLSALREGKQIHAYVSRTDHLDNVFVSSALLDMYSKCRNIKYAELLFGKMGSKNVVSWTAMLVGYGQNGCSEDAVRIFCEMKRNNIEPDDFTLGSVISSCASLASLEEGAQFHVQALVSGLVSFTTVSNALVTLYGKCGNIEESQQLFDEMKCRDEVSWTALVTGYAQFGKAIETIDLFENMLAHGLQPDGVSFIGVLSACARAGSVEKGLQYFSLMTEKYGIRPFLDHYTCIIDLYSRAGRLDEAKNFILQMPCSPDAIGWSTLLSSCRNRGNLELGKWAAESLLKLEPQNPAGYVLLASIYAARGKWDEVAQIRKGMRDKGVRKEPGCSWIKYNNKVHIFSADDKSSPFSDQIYEKLKYLNDRMTEEGYVPDMRSILHHVEESEKLKMLNHHSEKLAIAFGLIFIPPGLPVKVVKNLRVCNDCHNAN